In one window of Saccharomyces paradoxus chromosome VII, complete sequence DNA:
- the CLD1 gene encoding carboxylic ester hydrolase (Mitochondrial cardiolipin-specific phospholipase~similar to YGR110W): protein MRASLLMFKSALSSIIRRPLKGFQLLRGVNPSNTRPQSPRASARDVREKQILRTPSAPTAIPLREIIYRVPGLFPRPLEDSVKDFRDFIKNEDAFQTQLLKTLPFYPSPSESKASRLIRTVVDDDGNYINEFCIRPQKPSVPDADLKHLVFIHGYGAGLGFFIKNFEDIPLLNNEWCIHAIDLPGYGFSSRPKFPFEYPRDNLHSVQDWFHERIHTWFSKRNLLKRPDKNIVMAHSLGSYLMALYLQKYKESPSFKKLILCSPAGVSYRDFNNTASEIEKWKPPPWWYVKLWDRNISPFTLVRNSRQFGSKITSGWSYRRFKHILNGDPEQSKRFEALHRYAYSIFNKRGSGEYLLSFALKCGGEPRLSLEEQLFDGTNLNVLKSSNCEWVWLYGDDDWMDVNGGLRVSKFLNEKLRQKSNVIIVPHSGHHLYLDNYKFFNNILAKEMQKV from the coding sequence ATGAGGGCTAGCTTATTGATGTTTAAGTCAGCTCTAAGCTCTATAATAAGGAGACCCTTGAAAggttttcaacttcttaGAGGGGTCAACCCATCTAACACACGGCCACAATCCCCTAGAGCCTCCGCAAGAGACGTTAGGGAAAAGCAGATATTAAGAACGCCGTCAGCACCGACTGCGATCCCATTAAGGGAGATTATCTATAGAGTTCCAGGCTTGTTTCCCCGCCCTTTAGAAGATTCTGTTAAGGACTTCCGAGATTTTATTAAGAATGAGGATGCCTTCCAGACAcagcttttgaaaacgCTGCCGTTTTATCCGAGTCCTTCAGAATCAAAAGCGTCAAGGCTCATAAGAACAGttgttgatgatgatggtaACTACATCAATGAATTTTGCATACGCCCTCAAAAACCTTCAGTGCCTGATGCTGATTTAAAACACCTGGTTTTTATTCATGGCTACGGAGCTGGATTGGgttttttcattaagaATTTTGAGGATATTCCTCTATTAAATAATGAATGGTGTATACATGCTATTGACTTGCCTGGTTATGGTTTCTCTTCAAGACCTAAGTTTCCATTCGAGTATCCAAGAGATAATCTTCACAGCGTCCAAGATTGGTTTCACGAAAGAATACACACGTGGTTTAGTaaaagaaatcttttgaagcGGCCTGACAAAAACATTGTCATGGCACATTCTTTAGGGTCTTATTTGATGGCGTTATACCTGCAAAAATATAAGGAGTCCccatctttcaaaaaactgATTCTTTGTTCCCCGGCAGGCGTATCTTATAGAGATTTCAATAACACTGCTTCagagattgaaaaatggaagcCACCACCTTGGTGGTATGTCAAGCTTTGGGATAGGAATATTTCGCCTTTTACACTAGTAAGAAATTCTCGCCAGTTTGGTTCTAAAATTACAAGTGGATGGTCATATCGGCGCTTTAAGCATATATTGAATGGTGATCCAGAACAGTCGAAACGGTTTGAAGCTCTGCATAGATACGCATATTCTATTTTCAATAAGCGTGGTTCAGGGGAATACCTATTAAGTTTCGCTCTGAAGTGTGGTGGTGAACCAAGGCTATCCTTGGAGGAGCAGCTATTTGATGGTACAAACTTGAATGTTTTAAAAAGTAGTAATTGTGAATGGGTTTGGCTTTATGGTGATGACGACTGGATGGATGTGAATGGTGGGCTTAGGGtatcaaaattcttgaacGAGAAGTTGAGACAAAAAAGTAATGTCATCATTGTTCCTCATTCAGGGCATCACCTGTATCTGGATAACTATAAGTTTTTTAATAACATTCTTGCGAAAGAAATGCAAAAAGTGTAA
- a CDS encoding uncharacterized protein (similar to YGR111W): MTASSNEDGLVFECYSDPELKRWTHLANAKTWKGILTVQQYADREQLLGSSEISQKNKSNEMMETYPKSYQWLGQKYFVLKDRSLPENGEFSQVVSSCETLNRIGYCIHPGSNGKIEPALIVCIGGVFTFENHRRKGYAKNMIIKLNEFYDKIRDEANNVLELKNLVINLYSEVGEYYSTLGYKSMHVPLHHLSKLDELTKRYCGEGDVNDGKYLEFDDYRGLVELHEAQFKESLLSLHEENPEKFIFTVAPDFDIFKWFQYRDLFIMKKSGRKTQQNLSFGYALSDDSHIIWHHNWNGDSLIIVKIHIPDETIQGKELRLKKLLKKAIEETKMHGLQELEFWDEEIPIKRYPQLFQLLTELENESKVFSENGSISAVRPPKGYAAEQVIWDNNTKFCWF; this comes from the coding sequence ATGACAGCCTCATCAAATGAAGATGGCTTAGTGTTCGAATGTTACAGCGATCCCGAATTAAAAAGATGGACACACCTTGCTAATGCAAAAACTTGGAAAGGTATTCTGACAGTGCAGCAGTACGCCGATAGAGAACAATTGCTAGGGTCTTCAGAGATTTctcaaaagaataaatcAAACGAGATGATGGAAACATACCCAAAAAGTTATCAGTGGCTTGGGCAGAAGTACTTTGTTTTGAAGGACCGATCTTTGCCAGAAAATGGAGAATTCAGCCAAGTTGTTTCCAGTTGCGAAACTTTAAACAGGATTGGATATTGTATTCATCCAGGTTCTAATGGGAAAATCGAGCCAGCTTTGATTGTATGCATCGGAGGCGTGTTTACCTTCGAAAACCATCGCCGCAAGGGCTACGCCAAGAACATGATCATTAAACTGAATGAATTTTACGACAAAATACGTGATGAAGCTAACAACGTATTAGAGTTGAAGAATCTGGTAATTAACCTTTACAGCGAGGTCGGAGAATATTATTCCACACTAGGATACAAGAGTATGCATGTTCCCTTGCATCATCTTTCCAAATTAGATGAACTCACTAAGAGATATTGCGGAGAAGGAGATGTAAATGATGGCAAGTACTTGGAATTTGATGATTATAGGGGTTTAGTAGAACTACATGAAGCACAGTTCAAAGAAAGTTTATTAAGTTTACACGAGGAAAACCCAGAgaagtttatttttactGTTGCCCCAGATTTTGACATTTTCAAATGGTTTCAGTATCGTGACCTTTTTATTATGAAGAAAtcaggaagaaaaactcAGCAAAATTTGTCCTTTGGATATGCATTGAGTGATGACAGCCACATCATATGGCATCACAATTGGAACGGCGATTCTCTCATTATTGTCAAAATTCATATACCTGACGAAACAATCCAAGGAAAAGAATTGAGGCTCAAAAAGCTGCTAAAGAAAGCTAtagaagaaacaaagaTGCACGGATTACAAGAGTTAGAATTTTgggatgaagaaattccTATTAAACGGTATCCACAACTGTTCCAGTTATTGACAGAGCTAGAAAATGAATCTAAAGTTTTCTCAGAAAACGGTTCCATCAGTGCTGTTCGACCCCCCAAAGGGTACGCGGCTGAACAGGTTATTTGGGATAATAATACCAAATTCTGTTGGTTTTAA
- the SHY1 gene encoding cytochrome oxidase assembly protein SHY1 (Mitochondrial inner membrane protein required for complex IV assembly~similar to YGR112W), translated as MPLLGARCTYRLFSNIASVSIRNAIGKSSYPLTLRNQQYRGIITSTVDWKPIKTGRSPNDDSRRKGSLGKKIVLGLMFAMPIISFYLGTWQVRRLKWKTKLIAACETKLTYEPIPLPKSFTPDMCEDWEYRKVILTGHFLHSQEMFVGPRKKNGEKGYFLFTPFIRDDTGEKVLIERGWISEEKVAPDSRNLHHLSLPQGDHLKVVCLVRPPKKRGSLQWAKKDPNSRLWQVPDIYDMARSSGCTPIQFQALYDMKDHPIIKEHTKSEAPQNNPASSLWMFWKREHTTTEDRTQAVANNISKLNARQENPTDQTIEFDERQFIKAGVPIGRKPTIDLKNNHLQYLVTWYGLSFLSTIFLIVALRKAKRGGVISQDQLINEKLKHSKKYM; from the coding sequence atgcCTTTACTAGGGGCCAGGTGCACTTACCgtttgttttcaaacatCGCATCAGTTTCCATTAGGAATGCCATTGGCAAATCGTCATACCCTTTAACTTTACGGAATCAACAGTACCGAGGCATTATAACATCAACTGTAGACTGGAAACCAATCAAGACGGGCAGGAGCCCAAATGATGATTCTCGAAGGAAAGGATCCCTCGGCAAGAAAATTGTTCTGGGCCTGATGTTCGCAATGCCTATAATATCCTTCTATTTAGGAACTTGGCAAGTAAGGAGGTTAAAGTGGAAGACTAAGTTGATTGCGGCATGTGAAACTAAACTGACTTATGAACCGATACCACTTCCCAAGTCATTTACACCTGATATGTGCGAAGATTGGGAATACCGTAAAGTTATCCTTACCGGTCACTTCCTTCACAGTCAAGAGATGTTTGTTGGtccaagaaagaaaaatggagaGAAGGgttattttttgttcacACCGTTCATTAGAGATGACACCGGTGAAAAAGTGCTGATAGAAAGAGGGTGGATcagtgaagaaaaagtggCCCCTGACTCAAGAAATCTACACCATTTATCGTTGCCTCAAGGAGATCATTTGAAAGTAGTTTGTTTGGTAAGAccaccaaagaaaagaggttCGTTACAATGGGCGAAAAAGGATCCGAATTCTAGATTGTGGCAGGTGCCGGACATATATGACATGGCAAGATCATCTGGGTGCACGCCTATTCAATTTCAAGCTTTGTATGACATGAAGGACCACCCAATAATCAAGGAACACACAAAGAGCGAGGCTCCACAAAATAATCCGGCTTCTAGCCTCTGGATGTTCTGGAAACGGGAACATACGACTACTGAGGACCGAACGCAAGCTGTCGCTAATAATATATCGAAACTTAATGCTAGGCAGGAAAACCCAACAGACCAAACGATCGAATTCGATGAACGGCAGTTCATTAAAGCAGGTGTCCCCATAGGTCGGAAGCCCACTATTGACCTGAAGAATAACCATTTACAATACTTGGTAACATGGTATGGTCTTTCGTTTTTGAGCACAATCTTCCTTATCGTGGCCCTTCGGAAGGCCAAAAGAGGGGGGGTTATATCCCAGGATCAGCTGATCAACGAGAAACTAAAGCATTCAAAGAAGTATATGTGA
- the CLB1 gene encoding B-type cyclin CLB1 (B-type cyclin involved in cell cycle progression~similar to YGR108W) yields the protein MSRSLLVENSRTINSNEENGINESQYILQKRNVPRTILGNVTNNANILQEISMNKKIGMKGFSKLSSFFPLKDEVSRADDFTSSFNDSRQGGKQEVLNNKENIPEYGYSKQKKQQQCSNDDSLHTNSTTLNRNRLVYSENKSFSTQIEWQKKSVREDSKKKRPISTLVEQDDQKKFKLHEFTTEEEILEEYEWDDLDEEDFDDPLMVSEDVNDIFDYLHHLEIITLPNKANLYKHKNIKQNRDILVNWIIKIHNKFGLLPETLYLAINIMDRFLCEEVVQLNRLQLVGTSCLFIASKYEEIYSPSIKHFAYETDGACSVEEIKEGERFILEKLDFQISFANPMNFLRRISKADDYDIQSRTLAKFLMEISIVDFKFIGILPSLCASAAMFLSRKMLGKGSWDGNLIHYSGGYTKAKLYPVCQLLMDYLVGSAIHDEFLKKYQSRRFLKASIISIEWALKVRKNGYDIMTLHE from the coding sequence ATGTCAAGATCACTTTTGGTAGAGAATAGTAGAACGATTAATAGTAATGAAGAGAATGGTATAAACGAAAGTCAatatattttacaaaagAGAAACGTTCCAAGAACAATTCTCGGTAATGTCACGAACAATGCAAATATCCTGCAGGAGATCTCtatgaacaaaaaaatcgGAATGAAGGGCTTCTCGAAATTGAGCTCTTTCTTCCCCTTGAAGGACGAGGTTTCGAGAGCCGACGATTTTACCTCCTCTTTTAATGATAGTAGACAGGGAGGGAAACAAGAGGTGTTAAACAATAAGGAAAATATCCCTGAATATGGATATTCAAAGCAGAAAAAGCAGCAGCAGTGTTCAAACGATGACTCTCTTCATACGAATTCAACTACCTTGAACCGTAATCGGTTGGTATATTCCGAGAACAAATCGTTTTCTACCCAAATCGAAtggcagaaaaaaagtgtgAGAGAagattccaaaaaaaaaagaccaATATCAACTCTTGTAGAGCAAGATgaccaaaaaaagtttaaatTACATGAGTTTActacagaagaagagattCTGGAGGAATATGAATGGGATGATTTagacgaagaagattttgatgatCCGTTAATGGTGAGCGAAGACGTTAATGATATCTTTGATTACCTACACCACTTAGAAATAATCACATTACCAAATAAGGCAAATCTCTATAAGCATAAGAACATTAAACAGAACAGAGACATCTTGGTGAATTGGATAATCAAGATTCATAATAAGTTTGGGCTCCTGCCGGAAACTTTATATTTGGCCATAAACATAATGGATAGATTTCTTTGTGAAGAGGTGGTACAATTAAATAGATTACAACTGGTTGGTACATCATGCTTGTTCATCGCCTCTAAATATGAGGAAATTTACTCTCCAAGCATAAAACATTTCGCGTACGAGACAGACGGTGCATGCTCTGTGGAAGAAATTAAGGAAGGTGAAAGATTTATATTGGAAAAACTAGACTTTCAAATTAGTTTCGCTAATCCAATGAATTTCTTAAGGAGAATATCAAAGGCGGATGACTATGATATTCAGTCTAGGACGTTAGCAAAGTTCTTAATGGAAATATCTATAGTGGATTTCAAGTTCATTGGGATATTACCATCATTATGCGCCTCGGCGGCGATGTTCCTCTCGAGAAAAATGCTAGGTAAAGGCAGCTGGGATGGTAATTTGATTCACTATAGTGGTGGTTACACAAAGGCAAAACTATATCCCGTTTGCCAACTATTGATGGATTATCTTGTCGGATCCGCCATTCATGACGAGTTCTTAAAGAAATATCAGTCGAGAAGATTTTTAAAGGCTTCCATAATTTCTATCGAATGGGCATTGAAAGTAAGGAAGAATGGGTATGATATTATGACTTTGCATGAGTGA
- the CLB6 gene encoding B-type cyclin CLB6 (B-type cyclin involved in DNA replication during S phase~similar to YGR109C), which yields MNCIPSPISERKIQVNNENRIGKENILHTIPRENSINLTPHSTNEKKVLSEVNSNKIDALQLPQGKLQRDSTHLEKTKKRRLSNDSTDTVGPKTSKKVKHHQWKNLDSLEINDPFMVAEYTDSIFSHLYEKEIQTLPTHNYLMDTQSPYHLKSSMRALLIDWLIEVHEKFHCLPETLFLAINLLDRFLSQNVVKLNKLQLLCITCLFIACKFEEVKLPKIANFAYVTDGAATVEGIRKAELFILSSLGYNISLPNPLNFIRRISKADNYCIETRNIAKFIMEYSICCNKFIHVKPSYLAAMSMYIARKIKNDSSKWDDTFIHYSGGIGIESDPAFEDFINELIKDIAVPETNLDSLRLKYKKPKHGMVYFKVFDWCKQKTLNHRSEL from the coding sequence ATGAATTGTATTCCTAGTCCAATCagtgaaagaaaaatccaaGTTAATAATGAGAATCGTATAGGCAAGGAAAATATCCTCCACACTATTCCCAGAGAAAATTCAATTAACTTAACACCTCATTCtacaaatgaaaagaaagtcCTATCCGAGGTAAACAGTAATAAGATCGATGCTTTGCAACTCCCTCAAGGTAAATTACAAAGAGATTCCACTCATTTAGAAAAGACCAAGAAGAGGCGATTATCAAATGATTCAACTGATACTGTAGGGCCAAAGACctcaaaaaaagtgaaacATCATCAATGGAAGAATTTAGATTCATTGGAGATAAATGATCCATTTATGGTAGCAGAATATACAGATTCTATATTTTCTCATCTTTACGAGAAGGAAATTCAAACGCTACCAACACATAACTACTTAATGGATACGCAATCCCCCTaccatttgaaaagttcCATGAGAGCTCTATTAATTGATTGGTTGATTGAGGTTCACGAGAAATTTCACTGCTTACCTGAAACATTATTTTTAGCGATAAACCTACTGGATCGATTTTTATCACAAAACGTTGTTaaattgaacaaattaCAACTACTATGCATAACTTGCCTGTTCATTGCCtgtaaatttgaagaagttaaaTTACCTAAAATAGCAAATTTTGCCTATGTGACTGACGGTGCTGCCACTGTCGAAGGAATTAGGAAGGCTGAACTATTCATTCTAAGTTCTCTAGGTTACAACATATCTCTACCAAACCCTCTAAATTTCATTAGAAGAATTTCTAAAGCTGACAACTACTGCATTGAAACAAGGAACATAGCCAAATTTATCATGGAGTATTCTATATGTTGCAATAAGTTTATCCACGTGAAACCATCATATTTAGCTGCCATGTCCATGTATATCGccagaaaaattaaaaatgacAGTTCCAAATGGGACGATACTTTTATTCATTATAGTGGCGGTATCGGTATTGAATCAGACCCAGCGTTTGAGGATTTTATCAATGAATTGATTAAAGATATTGCTGTACCTGAAACGAATCTCGATTCGTTGAGGCTTAAATACAAAAAGCCAAAACATGGCATGGTTTACTTCAAGGTTTTTGACTGGtgtaaacaaaaaacattGAATCACAGATCAGAATTATAG